One window of Cydia strobilella chromosome 10, ilCydStro3.1, whole genome shotgun sequence genomic DNA carries:
- the LOC134744634 gene encoding ribosome production factor 2 homolog, producing the protein MSVSLSFPFPTCLLVVDEIKLIFCITMAVMQRIKKPTTRKGKKVLQSKEPKPTEGPKQCIFLQGRNPSERTKQLLKDIYDLKKPDGAYLRRKNDFVPFEDATLIEKMCYKKEASLFGVGSHNKKRPHNIILGRTFDYGILDMIELGAENFKAMSEFQNMKVLAGLKPCLLFNGPAWELNNELKRLKSLLTDFFHREKVESIRLQGLEHTISFTATDGGNIYMRSYRILLKKSGQRTPRIELEEIGPSIDFKLRRTKLAADDLYKESCRVPREAKTLTKKNISRDAFGSKLGRIHMGKQDINRLQTRKMKGLKKTPEERKQMLMKKKQAKKMAHQAQPMEV; encoded by the exons ATGTCAGTGTCACTCAGTTTCCCTTTCCCCACGTGTTTATTAGTGGTGGACGaaatcaaattaatattttgtattacaatGGCTGTTATGCAAAGAATTAA AAAACCGACTACTAGGAAAGGTAAGAAGGTTTTACAATCAAAGGAACCCAAACCCACAGAAGGGCCCAAACAATGTATATTCCTTCAGGGGAGGAATCCCTCGGAGCGTACTAAACAGCTATTAAAAGATATATACGATTTGAAAAAACCCGACGGCGCTTATCTTCGACGCAAGAATGATTTCGTTCCTTTTGAAGACGCTACTCTCATTGAAAA AATGTGCTATAAGAAGGAGGCATCACTGTTTGGTGTGGGATCACACAACAAAAAGCGTCCTCACAACATCATCTTGGGTAGAACATTTGACTATGGAATATTGGACATGATAGAACTTGGTGCCGAGAACTTCAAAGCCATGTCAGAATTCCAAAACATGAAAGTACTGGCGGGGCTTAAGCCATGCCTGCTGTTCAATGGGCCAGCGTGGGAACTCAATAATGAGCTTAAAAGATTGAAGTCTTTGTTGACAGACTTCTTTCATAGGGAGAAG GTTGAATCCATAAGGCTCCAGGGATTGGAACATACCATCAGTTTCACGGCCACGGATGGAGGCAACATTTACATGCGCTCCTACAGGATACTGCTCAAGAAGAGTGGCCAGCGCACACCTAGGATTGAGCTGGAAGAAATAG GGCCTTCAATAGACTTCAAGCTAAGGCGAACTAAGCTAGCGGCCGATGATTTATACAAGGAATCATGCCGAGTTCCCAGAGAAGCCAAGACTCttacaaagaaaaatatttcaagAGATGCATTTGGTTCCAAATTGGGCCGTATCCACATGGGCAAGCAAGACATCAACCGCCTGCAGACTCGCAAGATGAAGGGCTTGAAGAAGACTCCAGAGGAACGGAAGCAAATGCTTATGAAGAAAAAGCAAGCCAAGAAAATGGCACACCAAGCCCAGCCTATGGAAGTATGA